One Acidimicrobiia bacterium DNA window includes the following coding sequences:
- a CDS encoding SDR family oxidoreductase — protein MGALDGRVVVVTGAGRGMGREHARLLAAEGAALVVNDTGAERDGTGGDPAVVEAVAAELAARGAAVVATADDVSTMDGAERTVAAAVDGWGRLDALVNNAGILRDRMFVNMTEDDWDAVVRGHLRSTFCTTRRAAGHWRDRSKAGEEVRAAVVNVSSTSGLLGSVGQTNYGAAKAGVAALTVILAQELGRYGVRVNAIVPVARTRMTEEVAGIADVVRAPADPAAFDVYDPANVSPVVAWLVSEACPATGRVLYVRGGEVRVMDGWHHGRTVERDGRWTVPALGAALGDL, from the coding sequence GTGGGCGCGCTCGACGGCCGGGTGGTGGTGGTCACGGGCGCGGGTCGCGGCATGGGGCGCGAGCACGCCCGGCTCCTCGCCGCCGAGGGAGCGGCGCTCGTCGTGAACGACACCGGCGCCGAGCGGGACGGCACCGGCGGCGACCCCGCCGTCGTCGAGGCGGTCGCGGCCGAGCTCGCGGCCCGGGGGGCGGCGGTGGTCGCCACCGCCGATGACGTCAGCACGATGGACGGCGCCGAGCGGACCGTCGCCGCCGCGGTCGACGGGTGGGGCCGGCTCGACGCGCTCGTCAACAATGCCGGGATCCTGCGGGACCGGATGTTCGTGAACATGACCGAGGACGACTGGGACGCGGTCGTGCGCGGCCATCTCCGCTCCACGTTCTGCACGACGCGGCGGGCGGCCGGGCACTGGCGCGACCGGTCGAAGGCCGGCGAGGAGGTCCGCGCCGCGGTCGTGAACGTCTCGTCGACCTCGGGGCTGCTCGGGTCGGTCGGCCAGACGAACTACGGAGCGGCCAAGGCCGGGGTCGCCGCCCTCACCGTCATCCTGGCGCAGGAGCTCGGCCGGTACGGGGTGCGGGTGAACGCCATCGTGCCGGTCGCCCGCACCCGCATGACCGAGGAGGTCGCGGGCATCGCCGACGTGGTCCGCGCCCCCGCCGACCCGGCCGCCTTCGACGTCTACGACCCCGCCAACGTGTCGCCGGTGGTCGCCTGGCTCGTCAGCGAGGCCTGCCCCGCGACCGGTCGGGTGCTGTACGTCCGGGGCGGGGAGGTCCGGGTGATGGACGGCTGGCACCACGGGCGGACGGTCGAGCGGGACGGCCGCTGGACCGTCCCCGCGCTCGGGGCGGCGCTCGGCGACCTGTGA